Proteins co-encoded in one Pelodiscus sinensis isolate JC-2024 chromosome 9, ASM4963464v1, whole genome shotgun sequence genomic window:
- the LOC102448694 gene encoding volume-regulated anion channel subunit LRRC8B isoform X1 produces the protein MITLTELRYLADAQSSYHILKPWWDVFWYYLTMIMLLVAVLAGALQLTQTRVLCCLPCKLEFDSHCAVPWDLVKANLNVSSSSATQIILPSRIQNDLHRQQYSYIDAVCYEKQLHWFAKFFPYLVLLHTFIFAACSNFWLYYPSTSSRLEHFVAILHKCFDSPWTTRALSETVAEQSVKSLPLSKSKILLSPPVSSTDTEASRQSLPYTQPGLETTGRENSSSVLDKKEGEQAKAIFEKVKRFRVHVEEKDVIYKVYMKQIIIKVIVFIIIMIYVCYYLTFITLEIDCVIDVQAFTGYKRYQCVYTLAEIFKVLASFYVILVTFYGLTCTYSLWWMLRSSLKQYSFEKLREKSNYSDIPDVKNDFAFILHLADQYDPLYSQRFSIFLSDLSENRLKQINLNNQWSVEKLKSKLVRNSQDKIELQLFMLNGLPDNVFELTEIEVLSLELIPEAKLPSTVTQLVNLKEMNIYHSSLTVDYPALNFLEENLKTLRLKSSEIGRIPLWVFHLKNLKELCLTGCFVLDFHNSVYNEGFQDLKNLRTIYLKNSLSRIPQVVTDLLPSLQNLSINNEGNKLVVLNNLKKLVNLRTLELISCDLERIPHSIFTLNNLHEIDLKENNLRTVEEIMSFQHLKNLSCLKLWHNTISYVPVQIGALTSLEQLYLNYNNIKNVPLQLFLCKKLHYLDLSYNKLTSIPEEISYLTNLQYFAVTKNHIEILPDGLFQCKKLQCLLLGYNSLTSLSPSVGQLSNLVQLELIGNYLEELPAELEKCQSLKRSCLIVEERLLKTLPPCVRESLQTCLDKC, from the exons ATGATTACACTAACAGAACTCAGATATTTAGCAGATGCTCAGTCATCCTACCACATATTAAAACCATGGTGGGATGTCTTTTGGTATTACCTCACCATGATTATGCTGCTAGTTGCTGTACTAGCCGGGGCACTCCAGCTCACTCAAACCAGAGTGTTGTGTTGTCTTCCTTGTAAACTAGAATTTGACAGTCATTGTGCAGTGCCTTGGGATTTGGTTAAAGCCAACCTTAATGTATCCTCTAGCTCTGCCACACAAATAATTCTCCCTtcaagaattcaaaatgatcttcaTCGGCAGCAGTATTCCTACATTGATGCAGTGTGTTATGAGAAACAGCTTCATTGGTTTGCCAAATTTTTCCCATATCTAGTGCTTCTGCATACCTTCATTTTTGCAGCTTGCAGTAACTTTTGGCTCTACTATCCTAGCACAAGTTCAAGGCTTGAGCACTTTGTAGCCATTCTTCACAAGTGTTTTGATTCCCCATGGACAACACGAGCCCTCTCAGAAACAGTTGCTGAGCAGTCTGTGAAGAGTCTGCCTCTATCCAAATCCAAAATACTGCTTTCACCACCTGTGAGCTCAACAGATACAGAGGCAAGTAGGCAATCTCTGCCATATACCCAGCCCGGTTTAGAAACAACTGGAAGAGAGAACTCTTCGAGTGTTCTGGACAAAAAAGAAGGGGAACAAGCTAAAGCTATCTTTGAAAAAGTGAAAAGATTCAGAGTACATGTTGAAGAGAAGGATGTCATATATAAAGTATACATGAAACAGATTATAATCAAAGTAATTGTATTTATAATAATAATGATTTATGTGTGCTATTATTTAACCTTTATTACACTTGAAATTGATTGTGTAATTGATGTTCAAGCCTTTACAGGTTACAAAAGGTACCAATGTGTTTATACACTAGCAGAAATTTTTAAAGTATTAGCTTCATTTTATGTTATTTTAGTGACCTTCTACGGCCTAACCTGCACATACAGTTTATGGTGGATGTTGAGGAGTTCACTTAAGCAATATTCTTTTGAGAAGTTAAGGGAGAAAAGCAATTACAGTGACATCCCTGATGTAAAGAATGACTTTGCATTTATTCTTCACTTAGCAGATCAGTATGATCCTCTTTATTCACAGCGATTCTCAATATTTCTGTCTGATTTGAGTGAAAACAGACTGAAACAGATAAATCTTAACAATCAATGGTCAGTGGAAAAACTGAAAAGTAAACTAGTACGAAATTCCCAGGACAAGATTGAACTTCAGCTTTTCATGTTAAATGGTCTTCCTGACAATGTCTTTGAATTGACTGAAATAGAAGTGCTAAGCTTGGAACTTATTCCTGAAGCCAAGCTTCCTTCAACAGTGACTCAGCTAGTTAATCTTAAAGAAATGAATATTTATCATTCATCGTTAACAGTGGATTACCCAGCACTAAATTTTCTAGAAGAAAATCTGAAAACATTGCGTCTAAAATCCAGTGAAATTGGAAGAATTCCACTTTGGGTCTTTCATCTAAAAAACCTCAAGGAATTGTGTTTAACAGGATGTTTTGTGCTAGATTTCCACAACTCTGTGTACAATGAAGGTTTTCAGGATTTAAAGAATCTGAGAACAATTTACTTAAAGAACAGCCTTTCCCGTATACCCCAGGTGGTTACAGATCTGTTGCCTTCACTGCAAAACTTATCTATCAATAATGAGGGAAATAAACTGGTAGTACTAAATAACTTGAAAAAGCTGGTAAACCTGAGAACCTTAGAGTTGATCTCCTGTGATTTAGAGCGCATTCCACATTCTATTTTCACCCTAAACAATTTGCATGAAATAGActtaaaagaaaataatctcAGAACAGTGGAAGAAATAATGAGCTTTCAACATCTCAAGAACCTATCTTGCTTAAAATTGTGGCACAACACCATTTCATATGTCCCAGTGCAAATAGGTGCATTAACAAGCCTAGAACAATTGTACCTAAATTACAATAACATTAAAAATGTTCCACTGCAGCTATTTCTTTGTAAAAAACTACACTATTTGGATCTCAGCTATAACAAACTAACTTCTATTCCAGAAGAAATCAGTTATTTGACAAATCTGCAGTACTTTGCTGTGACAAAAAACCAC ATTGAGATACTGCCAGATGGATTATTTCAGTGCAAAAAGTTGCAGTGCTTACTTTTGGGATATAACAGCCTGACGAGTTTGTCTCCTTCTGTCGGTCAACTGTCGAACCTTGTTCAGCTTGAGCTTATTGGGAACTACCTTGAGGAACTTCCTGCTGAACTAGAAAAATGTCAGTCTCTGAAACGAAGTTGTCTAATTGTAGAAGAAAGGTTGTTAAAAACGCTTCCAccttgtgtgagagagagctTGCAGACATGCTTGGATAAATGCTAA